The following are encoded together in the Vigna angularis cultivar LongXiaoDou No.4 chromosome 9, ASM1680809v1, whole genome shotgun sequence genome:
- the LOC108347596 gene encoding tyrosine-sulfated glycopeptide receptor 1, with protein MTNHHFKHSILSVFLMPSPSSSSSAYSLYNSYMVSNFMVSIIVPLFLFSLFVVHVSSCSQIDKLSLLAFSGNISTSPPFPSLNWSDSLDCCAWEGITCDGDLRVTHLLLPSRGLTGFISPSLTNLSSLSHLNLSHNRLSGGLQHQLFSLLSHLVVLDLSYNHLSGELPPFVGDNSGKNSSGAAIQELDLSSNFFNGTLPNSLLENLAAAAAGGSLVSLNVSNNSFIGHIPTSLFCINDRNSSSLRFLDYSSNDFDGAIQPGLGACSKLERFRAGFNFLSGPIPSDLFDAVSLTEISLPLNRLTGTIGDGIVGLTNLTVLELYSNHFTGFIPREIGKLSKLERLLLHVNNLTGTMPPSLMNCVNLVVLNLRVNLLEGNLSAFNFSGFLSLTTLDLGNNYFIGGLPPTLYACKSLSAVRFASNQLEGEISPRILELESLSFLSISTNKLRNVTGALTILRGLKNLSTLMLSKNFFNEMIPQDVNIIEPGGFQKLQVLGFGGCNFTGQIPGWLVKLKKLEALDLSFNQISGPIPPWLGRLPQLFYMDLSFNLLTGVIPVELTELPALASQQANDKVERTYLELPVFANANNVSLLQYNQLSALPPAIYLGNNHLNGSIPIEIGKLKALLQLDVKNNSFSGDIPVQFSNLTNLEKLDLSGNQLSGEIPDSLRRLHFLSFFSVAFNNIQGQIPTGGQFDTFSYSSFEGNSQLCGPVIQRSCSQQNTSTNTTAASHSSNKRIMIALVITASFGFGSLITVLTLWILSKRRVNPGGELDKIEMESISAYSNNGIHPEVDKEASLVVLFSNKNNETKDLTIFDILKATENFSQANIIGCGGFGLVYKATLPNGTTVAIKKLSGDLGLMEREFKAEVEALSTAQHENLVALKGYCVHEGFRLLMYTYMENGSLDYWLHEKPDGASQLDWPTRLKIAQGASCGLAYLHQICEPHIVHRDIKSSNILLNENFEAHVADFGLSRLILPYHTHVTTELVGTLGYIPPEYGQAWVATLRGDVYSLGVVMLELLTGRRPVDVCKPKMSRELVGWVQQMRIEGKQDQVFDPILRGKGFEGEMLKVLDVACMCVSHNPFKRPSIREVVEWLKNVASDNQPAQK; from the coding sequence ATGACCAACCATCACTTCAAACACTCCATTCTCTCAGTTTTTCTCATgccatcaccatcttcatcttcctctgcaTATTCCCTTTACAATTCTTACATGGTTTCCAACTTCATGGTCTCTATCATAGTCCCCTTATTCCTCTTCTCCTTGTTTGTTGTTCATGTTTCCTCTTGTAGTCAGATTGATAAACTCTCCCTCTTGGCTTTCTCTGGGAACATATCCACCTCTCCACCTTTTCCTTCTCTCAATTGGTCTGATTCTCTTGACTGCTGTGCTTGGGAAGGCATTACTTGTGATGGGGATCTTAGAGTCACACATCTTTTGCTACCTTCTAGAGGCCTCACTGGCTTCATCTCCCCCTCTCTCACAaacctctcttctctctctcaccTTAATCTCTCCCATAACAGATTATCTGGTGGTCTCCAGCACCAGCTTTTTTCATTGCTCAGTCATTTGGTGGTTCTTGATTTGAGCTACAATCATCTGTCTGGTGAATTGCCACCTTTTGTCGGTGATAACAGTGGCAAAAATAGCAGTGGTGCTGCTATCCAGGAGCTGGATTTGTCCAGCAACTTTTTCAACGGGACACTTCCAAATTCTTTGCTCGAGAACTTGGCAGCTGCTGCAGCTGGAGGAAGTTTGGTGTCTTTGAATGTTAGTAATAACAGCTTCATAGGTCATATTCCCACTTCCCTCTTTTGCATTAATGACCGTAACTCCTCCTCTCTCAGATTCTTGGATTATTCCTCCAATGATTTTGATGGTGCCATTCAGCCTGGACTTGGAGCATGTTCCAAGCTGGAGAGATTTAGAGCAGGCTTCAATTTTCTGTCAGGGCCTATTCCAAGTGATCTTTTTGATGCTGTTTCTCTCACAGAAATCTCATTGCCCCTCAATAGACTCACTGGAACAATTGGCGATGGTATAGTTGGCCTTACCAACCTCACAGTTTTGGAGCTCTACTCCAATCATTTCACAGGTTTCATCCCCCGTGAAATTGGTAAACTCTCCAAGTTGGAACGGCTACTCCTTCATGTCAACAATTTGACAGGTACTATGCCCCCGTCTCTGATGAACTGTGTCAATCTTGTGGTGTTGAATTTAAGGGTCAATCTCTTGGAGGGAAATCTCTCTGCATTCAATTTCTCAGGATTCCTCAGCCTTACTACACTTGATCTTGGCAACAATTATTTTATCGGTGGTTTACCACCAACCCTTTATGCATGCAAATCACTTTCAGCTGTGAGGTTTGCATCTAATCAGCTTGAGGGAGAGATTTCTCCCAGGATACTTGAACTAGAGTCTTTGTCTTTCCTATCAATTTCTACTAACAAGTTGAGGAATGTTACTGGGGCTCTGACAATACTCAGGGGGCTCAAAAACCTCAGTACCCTTATGCTCTCCAAGAATTTTTTCAACGAAATGATACCTCAAGATGTGAACATAATAGAGCCAGGTGGATTTCAAAAACTGCAGGTTTTAGGATTTGGTGGTTGTAATTTCACTGGTCAAATACCAGGCTGGCTTGTGAAACTTAAGAAGCTTGAGGCTTTGGACCTGTCCTTTAATCAAATCAGTGGTCCAATTCCTCCATGGTTGGGTAGACTTCCTCAACTTTTCTACATGGACTTGTCTTTTAACCTCCTTACTGGTGTAATTCCAGTAGAGCTCACAGAACTCCCAGCACTGGCATCACAACAGGCAAATGATAAAGTAGAAAGGACTTATCTTGAGCTACCTGTCTTTGCAAATGCAAATAATGTTTCCCTACTGCAATATAATCAGCTTTCAGCCCTCCCCCCAGCAATATATCTGGGAAACAATCACCTTAATGGCAGTATCCCTATTGAGATTGGAAAACTCAAAGCCCTTCTTCAGCTGGACGTGAAAAATAACAGCTTCTCTGGTGATATACCCGTTCAGTTTTCAAACCTGACTAACTTAGAGAAACTAGACCTCTCAGGAAACCAACTATCTGGTGAAATTCCTGATTCCCTTAGAAGATTACATTTCTTGTCTTTTTTCAGTGTAGCCTTCAATAATATTCAAGGACAGATACCAACTGGTGGTCAATTTGATACTTTCTCCTATTCCAGCTTTGAAGGAAACTCGCAATTGTGCGGTCCAGTCATTCAGCGTTCTTGTTCTCAACAAAATACTTCTACTAATACTACTGCAGCTAGTCACAGCTCAAACAAAAGAATAATGATTGCACTTGTCATTACAGCCAGTTTTGGCTTTGGCTCCTTGATAACAGTGTTGACTCTGTGGATACTGTCCAAGAGAAGAGTCAATCCAGGTGGAGAGCTAGACAAGATTGAAATGGAATCAATTTCTGCCTACTCCAACAATGGAATTCATCCAGAAGTTGACAAGGAGGCTAGCCTGGTGGTATTGTTCTCCAACAAGAATAATGAAACCAAGGACCTCACCATATTTGACATCCTAAAAGCCACTGAAAATTTCAGTCAGGCAAACATAATAGGATGTGGTGGTTTTGGTTTGGTTTATAAAGCAACACTACCAAATGGAACCACAGTTGCCATCAAGAAACTTTCAGGAGACTTGGGCCTCATGGAAAGGGAATTCAAAGCAGAAGTAGAGGCTTTGTCAACAGCACAGCATGAGAATCTGGTGGCATTAAAAGGCTATTGTGTGCATGAGGGATTCCGGCTTCTCATGTATACATACATGGAAAATGGAAGCCTTGATTACTGGTTACATGAAAAGCCTGATGGTGCTTCCCAACTTGATTGGCCAACTCGCTTGAAGATTGCACAAGGTGCAAGCTGTGGCTTAGCTTATTTGCATCAGATATGTGAACCACACATAGTGCATCGCGATATAAAGTCAAGCAACATACTCCTTAATGAAAATTTTGAGGCACATGTTGCTGATTTTGGGTTGTCCAGGTTGATTCTTCCATATCATACTCATGTTACCACTGAACTTGTTGGTACATTGGGCTATATTCCCCCTGAGTATGGACAAGCATGGGTGGCTACTCTGAGAGGAGATGTGTACAGCTTGGGTGTTGTCATGCTTGAGCTGCTAACTGGGAGGAGGCCTGTAGATGTTTGCAAGCCAAAAATGTCAAGGGAGTTGGTTGGCTGGGTTCAACAAATGAGAATTGAAGGAAAACAAGATCAAGTATTTGACCCTATTCTGAGAGGGAAGGGGTTTGAAGGAGAGATGCTGAAGGTGCTGGATGTGGCTTGCATGTGTGTCAGCCACAATCCTTTCAAGAGACCAAGCATCAGAGAAGTTGTTGAATGGCTGAAGAATGTAGCATCAGACAACCAGCCAGCACAGAAATAA